The nucleotide sequence ATGAGATTGGACGCAAATATGTTTCCAACAAAAATCAGAAATGATAATTGTGTGTTCATGTTATTTTATTAAGAAGATTGATCTTATTTAATTTTGTTTCTTATCGTATGTTTTATCTTTGTTATGTTCTCTGCTATAATAGAAAATGTGTTTTTATGAATTTGCGACGTGTCATATGTAAGATGAATATGTGACAAGTTGCTTTTTTTTGTATCATGAGATGTTACACTACTACACGAACATATATTAGAATTCGTCGCAACCTTGCTACAGGTTAGCTATGAATTATAGATATACTGGGTTAGAGCCCGCGTGTACACGCGGTTTCACAAATAAAAATGCTTCAAATTTATTTgaatttgataaaaataaaatgaaacaatatactaaaaaaaacttaaaaatacaTAGGATATTCTAAGTTATAAACCCGTGTATACACGAATTATATAAAGGAAAACGATATAATTCATAAATCTGAACATATATCCTTTTTATGACCGAAATTACATATATTGCATACAATAATAAGAAATGACAAGTTACAATTATAACTCACAAATCTCTAAATACTTATTTGTATACGTAGTAAAAATAGATTTTGCTCAACTTTCAATCCGTTGCAAGTGTACCATGACCAATTTCTCTTATAGTTGGTTTTCCAATTTGCCCAACTTCCGTAGCACATGATCTTGTAAAGACTGCATATTCCATTTAATTCttcaaaaaggaaaaaaatgaaTATTACACCTGAAAGATACATAAACTAATTATAAGTATCCAAATTACAACTAATTCCATTTAGAATACACTTACACACTATCAAGTTAGAGAGGTCTAAGTATGTTGTAAGTTTGATGATTTAATACTCAGATGCAATCTTTTAGACAATCAGGAGTAGAAAGCTAGGAGATAAAAATAGAGAATAATTTTTGTCAAGATGTGTGCATCTTTATCTGACCCTATTATCTTCCACTTAGTTTTCAATGATTCAACTTAAGTGTCGTTCTGGTCTTTTTGCTAAAAATCTATCTTACCAGCACATGGATTTGTTAAGGGTTCACAAAATCTGCATCCTGAAGGTTTTTGCTTATGGCACCACATATCATTCAAGACTATCCCCTGAAAACAATAGAGATGTTCATTACTTTATTGATAAATAATTGACAATAAACTCGCTACTCATTTATACATCATCTTACACAAGCATGTTCCAGATAATGAACAACCATTCTTCAAAATGAGATTGCAATCCAAGTCAACACACACCTACTCCCTTAAGTGTGTATGTCAAATTAAAACAAAAAGAGATGGCAAAATGGACGGATTGAGTTGACTCAAACACGGTAACAAAATTTAAACTTATTAACtctaaatataatatttaataggatTTATGCAACTAAAATACAATTTAGCCACTTCTGATCCGTTCAACCCTTTTGCTCTACAAAGCTATTTTTTATCTAGTTCTACTCGTTTAACCTTTTAGATAAATATAGATTAAACATAACCCAAATTGATCGATTCATTTTTAAAATGGTGTCATAATGATCAAAACATAAAGACAACTAAAACACCAAACTCGTGATGATCAATCTACATGGTTTAGTATAAAGCTGGTTAAGTCTCCTAGCATTACATACTTTTAGTTATACTGATTTGGGTCTACCAAAATACAttattttgtgattgttgaaTAGAATTTCACATTTGTTAAGTCACACCACTTTCCTTAGGATTGCAATATTTATGATACCAGTAGGACATATAAAGAATTAGAAATCTATGCATATAGAGAGAATCCTACGTACCAGAACTTCCAGAAACAACCTCCTCAGTTCGAAAACCACATACTCTTTATTCTTTGTCAATAAACTGTTCAAACTGATATTGCACCTAAAGAATAAAAATATTTCTATTTTAAACGAATACTATTATAACTATGAACATGGGTTAAGATAGAATACATACATCTCCAGCATAGTGACCAATTGTCAAATATCCGCATGCTTTATTCTATTTTTATCCTCTACATTGTTTAGTAGTTTCACCAGCAGTACCCCGAAATTGACCGTTAATTATAGTCCTGTCGTAACGGGTTATAAGATACAGGTTTTGTGCATAGACTCTTCAGTATCCAGGGATGTAATGGTAATTATGGTCCTATGGTAACGGGTTATAAGATACGGGTAGAGTGCTATTACTGAGCCAACATCTGCATCTACAAATAAACCTCGACCCGCTTGTTCATGGGGAATTTGAGACGGTTTGAGCTCAAGGGTGTAGCCCATTAGCTCGTTTAACCTTAGGCGTGTGTCTGCAAAAGTCAAGGATTTTGTATCGGGATATCTGTGCTGAAAATTTCATCATTAATTAAATCGTAACAGAACAGCAACAACTTATTATACATTTAGTATGAGTTAATTTTAAACAAATCTAACATGTACAGCTGCTACACATGTTCAAACAAATCTTGTAAAACAATCCTGGTAAAAGAATGGCAGCATCATATTTGAATCCCGTAGAACCTTTGTGTGTGTACCTTTCATTACAACTTACAAAccaataattatatatttttttaaatactaAGAAAATATAAAAGAATTGTTGATTTGAAATCATTGAAAAAGTAATACCATAACATTTTGAGCCCTACTTCTTTCCATGGATCTTACGA is from Helianthus annuus cultivar XRQ/B chromosome 9, HanXRQr2.0-SUNRISE, whole genome shotgun sequence and encodes:
- the LOC118479259 gene encoding uncharacterized protein LOC118479259 isoform X2, coding for MLEMCNISLNSLLTKNKEYVVFELRRLFLEVLGIVLNDMWCHKQKPSGCRFCEPLTNPCAVFTRSCATEVGQIGKPTIREIGHGTLATD
- the LOC118479259 gene encoding uncharacterized protein LOC118479259 isoform X1 — translated: MLEMCNISLNSLLTKNKEYVVFELRRLFLEVLGIVLNDMWCHKQKPSGCRFCEPLTNPCAGVIFIFFLFEELNGICSLYKIMCYGSWANWKTNYKRNWSWYTCNGLKVEQNLFLLRIQISI